The segment CTGGAGAGCAGGAGACGGATGAATGGAAAACAGTTCAAGAGTGCCGGGGCACtgaattaaacagtttttttaatttttttttttcttagaaagaAGTGagctttaaataaattcaggtcCCAAAGCCCTCCCTGTCcctctctgctgtgtttcagATCTGTTTCCCCGGGCCACGTCAGAACAAGCCACTTTACTACAGAAACTAAAAATGAGATCCCCTGCATTTCTGATATTAGGTCATAATAAGCCAATCTTTCAGAAGACGGTGAAATAAAATATCAGACCTGTACTTTACTATGCTGCTGGGTACTCCTATGGGCGGTTATTGGTTTTATTATCCATTGAAGCTAAactttatatacattttatttaggggagTTATACAGAGGGCTGAATAcacatttttcagatatttatttgtaacaaaaaaacaacatgaaaaccATTCACAGTGCTGTTCACCCTTTTCATCAGACAAAGATGAGGATCTACAAAAATAAAGTGATGATTTCATTGCTAAGGGGAAacaagctatccaaaccaacccgTCCTTATGAAAATCCAATTGCCCCCTAAAACTAATAACTGGTTGTTGCGTCCTTGGAAGACATGGCTGCTACCACGGGTGTGTGATAAAGAGGACTCTTAGGTTCCTGGGAAGGAATCTTGTCATTATAGTAATTAGTATAATTCTGCCACATTGTGGCTTTTGAGCAGGAAGGGCCTGTTTTGGGCCGTGTCACAACAAAAGTCGTGCTTTAGCTGTTCTTCTAGGTGGGTCCTCAATGCGTGCAAAGAGTAATGTTGGGAGAGAATGCTCACTGCTCTTCCAGGTTCTCTTCATTTGTGGATAGTAATAATCTCTCTGTGGTTCACTGGAggattttgtaatattttgcaaaatgaaaaatgtcaagtcgaatctcggattcaggaagagcagtgtggttttcatcctggccgtggaacactggaccagttCTAGACCCTCaccaggatcctggagggggcatgggagtttgcccaaccagtctacatgtaatttgtggatctggagaaggcattcgaccgtgtcttggggtcttgttcacgaatgaggggaggatggagcgggagatcgacaggcggattggtgcagcgtctgctgtgaagcgggcgctgtaccgatccgttgtggtgaagagagagctgagccaaaaggcgaagctctcgatttaccggtcgatctacgttcctaccctcatctatggtcacgagctttgggtcgtgaccgaaagaacgagatcccggatacaagcggctgaaatgagttttctccgtagtgtgtctgggctctcccttagagatagggtgaggagctcagtcatccggggaggactcagagtagagccgctgctcctccacgtcgagaggagccagttgaggtggctcgggcatctggtcaggatgcctcctggacgcctccctggtgaggtgttccgggcacgtcccacctggaggaggcccaggggaagacccaggacacgctggagggactatgtctcccggctggcctgggaacgccttggggtttctcctgaggagctggcccaagtggccggggagagggacgtctgggcctccctactgaagctgctacccccgcgacccgaccccggataagcggaagaaaacggacggacggacggacggaaaaATGTCAAAGACTTTGTTTCTGATCAGGTCTTCAATTTCTTCATGGCATGAtgacatacttttttttaggtCGCTTTGCCTGCTACATGTTGTCAGATAGGACCTAGTTTTTAGTGATTTCTTAAATCTACAGGTGAGGAAATAACCAGGCCAGGGTGTGAAATGAATCAAAGCAAAATGCAGTCAGTGAAAGTTGTGTGACGGAACAAAGGCAGCAATTATATTCTCCCGCAGGGTCAGGTTGATCTGgatagttttatttctttaatcgATAAAATCATCATTTGCACGTTATGTTTACCTGGCTTATCTTTGTCTGATCCCAAAGATTTTTTGGTGCAGATAACTTTGAAATCTgaatcaaaaatactttttttagaGACATCATTGCCTTTTTTATGAGTAagatgaaggggggggggtaacaGGCTTGGTTACATGGCTGTCCAGTCCAGTGGAAAAACAAGCACTTGTTGTGAAGTGATCATGAGTTTGAGAGCCTCTGAACCAGAGGCTGGTTGCCAGGTAGCTCTGGATCCTCCTCAGCGCTGTTAGCCTGAAGCCACGTTGGTTAACAGTGCAGAAATGTGTGGATATATTACCACTCCCACAAAAAACAGGTCTTATAAAGAGGAgatgaaacatttcaaatgcactgcaaaaaggttactagcataaagtaaaatattcttgaaaatagtgtatttttccttaatctgagcaggtaaataaggttatctgacaatggaatgagtatttttacccccaaaataagatgattagatatccggcacttaaaataagatggagattTTTTTAGTTCAAAAATCTTAATCCATTGGCAGATCTTTTAAAcgtctcaaatcaaggacaaatgcacccatttcaagaaaattatagttttagTTCCTTATTTGCATTGAGAGGATTCTCTACAATtggagacaaaaacattatatGACTTATATACATTCTCCATCTTCATGTCCCACCTCATTTAAACTACAACTGTTGTCCCAGGAGCACAGCTAAAGATTATAAAAAAAGTCTCTTCGTCAGTACAGCATCCCCTCAGGCTCTAACAGTAAATAGTTTTTCATGGCCGACGGCAGAGGTAGCTGAACGGCTCTGTGGCAAAACCCTCGCAGGCTGGCTCTGACGGCACATCTGGCGAGGTGAAGCAGGCTGCGCGGCGAGTCGGTGCAGACAGCAAACAGGGAGTCGTAGAAGTGTTTGTGTCGCTGCAAGAGCGCAGAGACCCCCAAAATCAACATCGCTTGGGACATTTAAGGAGAAGACAGCAGATGTTCTTTTTTCCCAAAAGTGCAAATAAGCACGTGAAGCAAAAGAAGGAAGAGCCGTTGCAGATACTACCTCGTAGCAGTCATCGGGGATAGCCGCTCTCCAATTTCTCGTAGGCTTTAAATGTTCATAAGAGTTCACCAGCAGCTCTATGACTCTGGGGTAGTCATAGCACGCCTGcaaaacctgcccaaaaaaaaaaaaacattacacattATCCGCAGCCTTAAAATCTGTTTACATGTTTTCACATCAGAAATTTTAACATATTATATTTacgctgcaaaaacggaactaaaaataactacaattctcttgaaatgagtgcatttatccttgatttgagcaggaaaataagatgatttgccaatggaatacgacttttgcacttaaaatagcaacaactCATCTAGGCCGGTAGCTGTAAACTGTAGCGTTCACTTTCGTTCCTGTATTCGTGGAACTACTCTATTATTGTCTTAAATGATAGATCATATATTCAAATGCCTAGAATAAAAAGTTCTCCACACAAAATCGCACACAAGGCAAGTTACAGCCAGTTTAAGACGAGAACATTTGGTAATATTTAGGTAATATTTAATACTGGATTTGATGTAAAATATCAGTAGGCctacttttaaatgtgaaatgaaaagcCATGGGTGCAGCTCAGCCTAAGGCCTTCATTTCTTGAAAACATTCAGTTTTCATATCACTTTAACTCAGAAGTCATTTGAGTGAGCTATTCAAAGCCTGTAATATTTGCAGAAAGTATTTAGATacaccagataaaaaaaacttggttttcattcttctcttctgaaaaaaatgggAAGCACTTAAAATGAAGGGAAAACCCAGATTTGTCACGTTTTTCTAAAAGTTGGTTCTTTCAACACCTTGTAACTTATGAATGTGCAGGTTTCACGTGGGGAACTTTTAATTATGAGTTTAGTCCCTACTAATGATTGAAAAAGTGCAGAAATAGTTTAGTTCCAGAGTCACAGGAACGAAACTCAATTTAGAGCAACCCTACAGATTACAGCTACCGGcctaatctccatcatcttatttcaagtgcagtatatctaattgtcttattttaggggccaaAATACTCAGTCTatttggcagataatcttatttacctgctcagatcaaggccaaatgcactaatttcaaagaatgcttgcttatttttagttcttttttgcgGTGTATAAAAAGCTTGAAAACCTTTGTCTTCTTTCGCGTCCAATTCACTATTCTAATATCCCAATAAAACGCGTTGAGCTTCATGGATATAACATGGCCCAGTGTGGAAACGTCAAAGGGGTAATTGGACCGCCTGCGTAACATCAGCTGCACGCCTCGGTACCTTGTGGAACTGCGGCTGGTAGATCCGCGGCGCGTTGTGGTTGAGCAGCAGCTGGAAGCAGAGCTCCGGAGCGGCCGTGGGCCTGACTCCGGTCACTTTGAGGAGGTACTGAACGGGGGCACAGCCGTTGATGTCCATGGCTCGCGCGTCGGCTCCGGCCTCCAGCAGCATCCGCATCAGGACGTGGTCGCAGTTCCAGGCGGCCTTGTGCAGAGCCGTCTTATTGTCGTCCTCCTTCAGGTTGGGGTCTGCGACACAAAGATCgtgtttgttttaatagaaAGCGACGTTTCGGAGTGGAATccggaacccccccccccccccccccccccccccctcccctcaccCGCCCGGTGGTCCAGCAGAAGGCGGCAAACAAAATGGTGATCTTGGCTGTAGACCTGCTCCTTGGAGTCAAAAGCCCAGAAGGCTGCCGTCATTAAGGGGGTCTCCTGGAGAGCGTTTCGGGCGTCGACCGATGCTCCGTGGGCCAAAAGCAGCGCTACCAGTTCTGGAACCCCAAACCTGGCGGCCGTGTGCAACGGCGTGTCCTCCTTGTTGTCCTGGCTGGCCGCGTTGACCTTCGCCCCTTCGTAAGCAATGGGTCATTATTGaggtacaggactgtctcagaaaattagaatattgtgataaagttctttattttctgtaatgcaattaaaaaacatgaaatgtcacacattctggattcattacaaatcaactgaaatattgcaagccttttattgttttaatattgctgattatggcgtacagctgaagaaaactcaaaaattctatctcaaaatattagaatatttccttagaccaagtaaaaaaatatatatatataacagcaaaacaaaatcaaacatttgaaaatgtccattaatgcactcagtacttggttgggaatccttttgcacagattactgcatcaatgcggcgtggcatggaggcaatcagcctgtggcattgctgaggtgttatggatgcccaggatgcttcaatagcggcctttagctcatttgcattgttggctctggtgtctttcagcttcttcttcacaataccccacaaattctctatggggttcaggtcaggggaattggcaggccaatcaaggacagtaatacCATGGTCAGTaccatggaccgcggaacgcatttcaaattggtcgggcccatcagtccggcgcgcatgcgcgaaaaacccggatgaaagtgaactacccatttatttaacttttttttctgacgttccagcacacacgccccgtatttatttccacttacaatcattatattacagctaacacaatatttacagaataaaaatactttaaaaagaaaagtcaaactcacccctgctctaaatattcccgaaaaagtGTCTTCGTCTgccattatgctggatgaagtcctatCCTCCAAGCATCCACtatggtcaaaagatccctgtgtgtgtgggcgcacatcaagctatttagtcttttctgggtcattgttgatctcagataggtcttgatacgacggagggacgagaaacacctctcagcacttgtAGTGGACACAGCCTTCaagctagctaagctaacgaagcaaacgaagtagcggtcattttgtttacatcacatgacacaatcagccaatagggtagttcacgcgtgacgtcagcgctacgtccAGGTCCGGCGTGTAGAcacaaacagtactgttctcgtctactacatgacaaaacaggtgatttagagcatacttttgttagtttatttttggaatctaagcaatgcctacgacttgttgtgctcccggttgcacacagaggcattccaaatcgttggatgtacgtttctgtcgtttaccgaaggaggaaggacgaagaaagaaatggatattttcaatgaaaagagagcaggcagacactccctatggactgggggagccatcgtactacgacagaatttgcagtctacacttcatctccggtaaatacaacttaattctgctctagtcattgttctacttaaatagcggcggaggggaggtggtgatcgctacacgggccggagaagcggtagcagcagcagcagcagccgctgtctggagcagtttctctgtttgcgtccgccattgtgttcgccttttgcctaccagtcgcaaaacccggatgaaaacaatagcagtgaactaccctatacatttttagatgggatgatttatcgctttctcattggagaatgatgctgctgccatagactattgtgcatttgaaaaaatagctattgaataattttattttatttatatatattattttacatgtttgatcatcaaaagtaggtagggccgcggccctaccggccctaccggttccgcggtccttggtcagtacaccagttactgtgagaatcttatgtcgtctcttaaccactaccatacttgtgatttagtttactgaaccaagctgagtgtttttcaaggctcaggaaaccctgcagtgtttcgagttaattagacgattcaagtgattggttgaatagcctactagtatactttttcacgatattctaatattttgagttttctacagctgtacgccataatcagcgatattaaaacaataaaaggctcgcgatatttcagttgatttgtaatgaatccagaatgtatgacatttcatgtttttaattgcattgcagaaaataaagaactttatcacaatattctaattttctgagacagtcctgtataacgttttttttttttgtttgtttatttattcactaCTACTACCGGTTTTCACGCATGCACCCTCGCGGCTCTACCTTTGAGGATGAGCTGCTCGGCACACCCCAGGGACTCCCCGGTGATGCAGTAGTGCAGAGGAGTGTGGCCGCTCAGCGACAGGCTGTCGACCTTCGCGCCGTAAGCCAGCAGCAGCGCCACGCAGTCGCTGCTGGAGACCTCGCAGGCCACGTGCAGCGGCGTCTTCCCGTTGGGCGTCCGGTTGACGCACGCGCCGTTCTGCAGGAGCACCAGCGCCGTTTCCACGGCGTCGTACATCGCGCATACGTGAATGCCCATGGCCCAGGATTTCTCCAACTTGTGTTCGGGCAGCCAGTATCCTGGAAGAAATCAGGCACGTTTTTTATAAATGACGTTTAAATTAATGCTTTGTTGCAATTTTGGAGTGGAGGGATTAAATCTTCCGTAAATGACTGATTATGaggcactgagctatattatacactggagtgctaatagcccgctgttagaacgagtcgctttgaagccaccatattggtactccctatttcccccctttaactaaggaatatgtgcgctacagcatcgaataacgaggcttttctcatgttcaaaggggggcttaagacttttaaaatgtcaaatgccatatacttttatgttatgttctaaaactatcaagtactgagaaagtcatgtgctgaaatatttagcattttattcatttaaatatatatatttaacatttataaatatataaataacaatatacaaaaacatatatttacatatgtgtatatatatatatatatatatatatatatatatatatatatatatatatatatatatatatacacacacatatatatatatttaatatgaataacatgtaaaatatttcagcacctaatttcctagtagttgatagtgttagtacatccactgactgtagaattacctgtgaaacgttttcactcagccagaaaactgctttttgttgcaaccaaatcctatgggattctgtgagagtagggagtagcaagatggcggcaagtgacttcagtttttcggcaaaatcagcactccagtgtattatatagctcagtgttatGAGGTCATTATCTAACTTATTTGCTACAATGCTTGTAGCCACTTTTAAGGTGTATGGAAGTttagcaccacctagtggttaTTCTAATAGACTTCTAATTAAGGAGGGAAATGACTGTGATTACTTGCCCTGCTTATATGAGGCCAAGACCATGTTGGGATCATCCACCTCCAGCACCGTGTCAATATCAAGTTTGCCGGTGTGCAGGATCTGCAGGACCTCCTGGGCATTGTTTTCCTGCAGGGCCCTCAGAAACTTCTCCTTTAGCTGGTTGACGTCCAGTCGCCTGGGGCTCCACTCCTCCATGAAGTCCTGTGGACGGGCACTCTGTGATCCCAAGTCAGCAGGGTCAGCGTCTACTATTGCCCGCAAAGCATGTATGAGGTTGGAAATGATCGTGCAAACGGCAGCGATGAAGGAATCAAGTAAGTCCACCATTAGAATCTAGCCATGGGTGTTGTTTAGGGAAGGAGGACGGAAATGAAGTCGAAGAAGGCGGGAAGCGAGCAGCAGGAGCATGTCGTCAGAGGGAGACAGTATTCATGGACCCGTGGAGCAAGTATAAATAGAACGCATATTGGTCGGTGCAGGACAGCTGAGATATCTGTCATTCAATGGAAGGTCACATGGTATAAATAACCATCGTTCTTCTGAATATGACTGGGACGctagggg is part of the Fundulus heteroclitus isolate FHET01 chromosome 13, MU-UCD_Fhet_4.1, whole genome shotgun sequence genome and harbors:
- the asb4 gene encoding ankyrin repeat and SOCS box protein 4, encoding MVDLLDSFIAAVCTIISNLIHALRAIVDADPADLGSQSARPQDFMEEWSPRRLDVNQLKEKFLRALQENNAQEVLQILHTGKLDIDTVLEVDDPNMVLASYKQGYWLPEHKLEKSWAMGIHVCAMYDAVETALVLLQNGACVNRTPNGKTPLHVACEVSSSDCVALLLAYGAKVDSLSLSGHTPLHYCITGESLGCAEQLILKGAKVNAASQDNKEDTPLHTAARFGVPELVALLLAHGASVDARNALQETPLMTAAFWAFDSKEQVYSQDHHFVCRLLLDHRADPNLKEDDNKTALHKAAWNCDHVLMRMLLEAGADARAMDINGCAPVQYLLKVTGVRPTAAPELCFQLLLNHNAPRIYQPQFHKVLQACYDYPRVIELLVNSYEHLKPTRNWRAAIPDDCYERHKHFYDSLFAVCTDSPRSLLHLARCAVRASLRGFCHRAVQLPLPSAMKNYLLLEPEGMLY